Within the Burkholderia ubonensis genome, the region GACCAGCAGGTTGAACCACATCGCCTGGCGCGGCACGCCGTAGAGCGGGTGCACGTTGCCGAACATCTTCGGCATCGTGTTGTTGCGCTCCATCGCGTAGATCATGCGGGTGGTCGTCGCCATGTAGGTCGTGCCGGTGCCGCTCGGGCTGACGAACGCGTCGACGTACAGCAGGATCGCGAGCCAGTTCAGGTTCAGCGCGATCGCGAGTTCCGCGAACGGCGACGAGAAGTTGAAGTGCGCCCAGCCCTTCGCGACGTCGGCCGGGTTCACCGAGCCGATGTAAGCAACCTGCAGCAGCACGTAGATCACGAGCGCAATCAGGATCGACGAGATCACCGCGAACGGCACGCTGCGCGACGGGTTGCGCGCTTCGCCCGCGAGGTTCACCGGGCTCTGGAAGCCGTTGAACGCGAACACGATGCCGCTCGTCGCGACCGCGGTCAGCACTGCCGACCAGCCGTACGGCGCGAACGCCTCGTTCGACGTGGTGCCCAGGTTGTCCGCGTGGAAGCTCGACAGCATCAGGCCGGCGATCGTCAGGCCGGGAATCAGGAACTTGAAGATCGTGATCGCGGTGTTGGCCCGCGCGAATGCCTTCACGCCCCAGTAGTTCAGCAGGAAGTAGATGACGACGAGCACGGCCGACAGCAGCAGGCCCGGTGTCGTCAGCTCGCCGTTCACGAACAGGCTGTGCGCCCAGTCATACGGCCAGGTGCTCATGTACTGGATCGATGCCTCGGCCTCGATCGGGATCACCGACACGATCGCGATCCAGTTCGCCCATGCGCTGATGAAGCCCACCAGCGACCCGTGCGAGTAGCGCGCGTAGCGCACCATGCCGCCCGACTCGGGGAACATCGCGCCCAGTTCGGCGTACGTAAGCGCAATCGCGAGAATCACGACCGCGCCGATGATCCATGCGCAGATCGCTGCCGGACCGGCGATCTTCGCGGCTTTCCAGGCGCCGAACAGCCAGCCCGAGCCGATAATCGAACCCAGCCCCGTCAGCATCAATGCAAACGGGCCGATGTTCCGTTGAATAGAACTCTTCACATCCTCTCCTATGTCTCAAAAAGCATGGTCGGCCCGCAGCCCGGGATCGACTCGAACTGCACCGCGCACGCATTCTTGGGGGGACGGATCACTCGATCGGAGCAACCCGGGTCCACGCGGCGCGTAGTTTAACGGTTGCACCTGGACATTGGCGCCAAAATCGATCATCCCCTACAAAAAATCCGTGAAATCTGCAATGTTTGTAAGCTCGAAATTCGTAATAACCCTGAGTACATGGAAATCCGGTTGACCGCGACGCGAATTAGCCGTATAAAGACCCACGCAGGATTTCAAGCGGCGAGTGAATTGGTTCTTTCGTAGTTCGCCCATCAACGGTACTCCGGTTGGTCCCATTACCCCTTCCTTGAATTTCCGCGCCCAATGGGCTTCGGCCCCGTTTTATCTTTTTAGGAACAAGTAACATGGCAACCGGTACCGTCAAGTGGTTCAATGACGCTAAGGGCTTCGGCTTCATCACCCCGGAAGGCGGCGGCGACGATCTGTTCGCGCACTTCTCGGAAATCCGCGTCGAAGGCTTCAAGACGCTGCAAGAAAACCAGAAGGTCGAATTCGAAGTGAAGACGGGCCCGAAGGGTCTGCAAGCTGCGAACATCCGCCCGCTGTAAGTTCAGCGCGAGATTTCGTCTGAAAGAAAAAGCCCCGCTTCGGCGGGGCTTTTTTGTTTCGTCGCCGTGTCGCTCAGCCGAACAGCCGCTGCGCATGGATGCCGAGACCGGTCGCCACGCTGGCCAGCCGGTCGCCGAACACCGG harbors:
- a CDS encoding APC family permease, with translation MKSSIQRNIGPFALMLTGLGSIIGSGWLFGAWKAAKIAGPAAICAWIIGAVVILAIALTYAELGAMFPESGGMVRYARYSHGSLVGFISAWANWIAIVSVIPIEAEASIQYMSTWPYDWAHSLFVNGELTTPGLLLSAVLVVIYFLLNYWGVKAFARANTAITIFKFLIPGLTIAGLMLSSFHADNLGTTSNEAFAPYGWSAVLTAVATSGIVFAFNGFQSPVNLAGEARNPSRSVPFAVISSILIALVIYVLLQVAYIGSVNPADVAKGWAHFNFSSPFAELAIALNLNWLAILLYVDAFVSPSGTGTTYMATTTRMIYAMERNNTMPKMFGNVHPLYGVPRQAMWFNLLVSFIFLFFFRGWSSLAAVISVATVISYLTGPISLMALRRAATDVERPLSIPLMKLIAPFAFVCASLILYWAKWPLTGEIILLMIVALPVYFYFQAKAGWSGWGRDLKAAWWLVAYLPTMAVLSLIGSKEFGGHGLLPYGWDMIIVAAISLVFYFWGVNTGYRTEYLDERETRDEILEGVGA
- a CDS encoding cold-shock protein; this translates as MATGTVKWFNDAKGFGFITPEGGGDDLFAHFSEIRVEGFKTLQENQKVEFEVKTGPKGLQAANIRPL